Proteins encoded in a region of the Ancylobacter sp. SL191 genome:
- a CDS encoding GcrA family cell cycle regulator, whose amino-acid sequence MRAPFSPEEDTRLAALFAEGFSDSQIAAKLGAEGFPKRSPNSVIGRRHRKGIVDAARARQVTPLPKVERRAPPKAVATRTAAAEVKRLAGRARDLGMTNLAAEMERAGRDPGEVLAVAATAEARLADCLALTPASLPAPPDLRRGIPFLGAPNEACRFPLWADDARPSVEAMRICGAPVRPGRPYCPACCALAYVPVDPRRERARQAAQDERTARRRTQAWSAA is encoded by the coding sequence ATGCGCGCCCCCTTCTCGCCCGAGGAAGACACGCGGCTCGCGGCGCTGTTCGCCGAGGGTTTTTCGGATTCGCAGATCGCCGCGAAGCTGGGCGCCGAGGGCTTCCCCAAGCGCTCGCCCAATTCCGTCATCGGCCGCCGGCACCGCAAGGGCATCGTCGATGCCGCGCGGGCGCGTCAGGTGACGCCTCTGCCGAAGGTGGAACGGCGGGCACCGCCCAAGGCCGTGGCCACGCGCACCGCCGCCGCCGAGGTGAAGCGGCTGGCAGGGCGGGCGCGCGATCTTGGCATGACCAACCTTGCGGCGGAGATGGAGCGCGCGGGCCGCGACCCCGGCGAGGTTCTGGCCGTGGCTGCCACTGCCGAGGCGCGCCTTGCCGATTGTCTCGCGCTCACGCCCGCCAGCCTGCCCGCGCCGCCGGACCTTCGGCGCGGCATCCCCTTCCTCGGCGCACCGAATGAGGCCTGCCGCTTCCCGCTCTGGGCGGATGATGCCCGCCCTTCGGTGGAGGCGATGCGCATTTGCGGCGCGCCGGTGCGGCCCGGGCGGCCCTATTGCCCGGCCTGCTGCGCCCTTGCCTATGTGCCGGTTGATCCGCGCCGGGAGCGCGCCCGGCAGGCGGCGCAGGACGAGCGGACGGCGCGCCGTCGCACGCAGGCATGGAGCGCGGCATGA
- a CDS encoding DUF2303 family protein, which produces MSAAVTKNDLPTPSAVSLIADMAARAAGAQPVTINTEGLGPGLPPNVPGFWDPAQQRLVSVHDEIERYRQAPKAIRGTAKVETLESFVDLVNRHKTANSAIFAATGWPNPKLTAVIDYHAVDHAPDFQKHRVEYGFPLTEEFKAWVGGNGKSMEQQAFAEFLEEHAAELAAPFDSERTEYEPLFKERFALPNELIELSHSLEVFVGAKMKSAVRLQSGERQMVFETEHMNGKGEPIDIPGIFMIQLPPFVDGDVVRIPARIRYRAGQGAVTWFYQLYRWEFWLRTRVQNDLLEAGKGTGLPTFEGAPEA; this is translated from the coding sequence TTGTCCGCTGCCGTCACGAAGAACGATCTCCCCACGCCCTCCGCTGTCAGCCTCATTGCCGACATGGCGGCGAGGGCGGCCGGCGCTCAGCCCGTCACCATCAACACCGAGGGCCTCGGCCCCGGCCTGCCGCCCAATGTGCCCGGTTTCTGGGATCCGGCGCAGCAGCGCCTGGTCAGCGTTCATGACGAGATCGAGCGGTATCGACAGGCTCCGAAGGCCATTCGCGGCACCGCGAAGGTCGAGACGCTGGAAAGCTTTGTCGATCTGGTGAACCGCCACAAGACGGCCAACAGCGCTATCTTCGCGGCCACCGGCTGGCCCAACCCGAAGCTCACGGCGGTGATCGACTATCACGCCGTCGATCATGCGCCGGATTTCCAGAAGCACCGCGTGGAGTACGGCTTCCCGCTGACCGAGGAATTCAAGGCGTGGGTCGGCGGCAACGGCAAGTCGATGGAGCAGCAGGCCTTCGCCGAGTTCCTCGAGGAGCACGCGGCCGAACTGGCCGCGCCCTTTGACTCGGAGCGCACCGAGTACGAGCCGCTGTTCAAGGAACGCTTCGCCCTGCCGAATGAGCTGATCGAGCTCTCCCACAGCCTCGAAGTCTTTGTCGGCGCGAAGATGAAGAGCGCCGTCCGCCTGCAGAGCGGCGAGCGCCAGATGGTGTTCGAGACCGAGCACATGAACGGCAAGGGCGAGCCGATCGACATTCCCGGCATCTTCATGATCCAGCTGCCGCCCTTCGTCGACGGCGATGTGGTGCGCATTCCGGCCCGCATCCGCTACCGGGCGGGGCAGGGCGCCGTGACCTGGTTCTATCAGCTCTACCGCTGGGAATTCTGGCTCCGCACCCGCGTGCAGAACGATCTGCTCGAGGCCGGCAAGGGCACCGGCCTGCCCACCTTCGAGGGCGCTCCCGAGGCCTGA
- a CDS encoding tellurite resistance TerB family protein, which translates to MFGALKRAMGAGAREVKAEYGENKDFLEAVCAAAALVAAADGDIEESERRKVVSIVQNHPTLSKLYQSNIIEQTADTMFKRAKETSGRQLLARELDDIKSRPNGSQMAEDAYLIALDIANADGDLEPAEQEVLKKLAARLGVDASKFDF; encoded by the coding sequence ATGTTCGGTGCATTGAAGCGCGCCATGGGCGCCGGCGCCCGCGAAGTGAAAGCCGAGTACGGCGAGAACAAGGATTTCCTCGAGGCGGTCTGCGCCGCCGCGGCGCTGGTCGCCGCCGCCGATGGCGACATCGAGGAAAGCGAGCGCCGCAAGGTCGTGTCCATCGTTCAGAACCACCCGACTCTGTCGAAGCTCTACCAGTCGAACATCATCGAGCAGACCGCTGACACCATGTTCAAGCGGGCGAAGGAAACCTCCGGCCGCCAGCTGCTGGCGCGGGAACTGGACGACATCAAGAGCCGCCCGAACGGCAGCCAGATGGCCGAGGACGCCTACCTGATCGCGCTCGATATCGCGAATGCCGACGGCGATCTCGAACCGGCCGAGCAGGAGGTGCTCAAGAAGCTCGCCG
- a CDS encoding SWIM zinc finger family protein, protein MLRFHIKGSATKPYRVTFEGQGLELRAFCTCPGFDRGGHFCKHAAALLNGEWEAVVEGREALAELAALSEGSPLRERAATYKPSRSKVVPVTGFASLTDVHAAMAGKWAEAGYACSLEDGFDGAIFLRIGRPFKGGGIKKAGQLVLSYEPWTLEVVETSEGEWEEISKPSVKFWRVEAVRKKVAYTTLDRALAALGEKLHAK, encoded by the coding sequence ATGCTTCGCTTTCACATCAAGGGGTCCGCGACGAAGCCTTATCGCGTGACCTTCGAGGGGCAAGGGCTTGAGTTGCGGGCGTTCTGCACCTGCCCGGGCTTCGATCGCGGCGGCCACTTCTGCAAACACGCCGCCGCGCTGCTGAATGGCGAGTGGGAAGCCGTCGTCGAGGGGCGCGAGGCGCTGGCGGAGCTTGCCGCCCTGTCGGAGGGCTCGCCACTGAGGGAGCGGGCGGCGACCTACAAGCCCTCGCGCAGCAAGGTGGTGCCGGTAACCGGATTCGCCAGCTTGACTGATGTTCACGCGGCAATGGCCGGGAAATGGGCCGAGGCCGGCTATGCCTGCTCGCTGGAAGATGGGTTCGACGGCGCAATCTTCCTGCGAATCGGCCGCCCGTTCAAAGGCGGCGGCATCAAGAAAGCCGGACAGTTGGTTCTGTCCTATGAGCCGTGGACGCTTGAGGTGGTGGAGACTTCCGAGGGCGAGTGGGAGGAGATTAGCAAGCCGTCCGTCAAGTTCTGGCGGGTTGAGGCCGTCCGCAAGAAGGTGGCCTATACCACGCTCGACCGTGCCCTGGCCGCGCTAGGCGAGAAGCTACACGCCAAATAG
- a CDS encoding S24 family peptidase encodes MSITESGFLCANTQEKTRVSSRSMSEGDEIFQRIQRRMKQLKLTEYTVKRELKTDIVRSIRVGLEKGTQTGVSTRTLRKLAPVLRTTPEWLLTGEGEEDTGISRETPTGNGTNGADTPTMPFDPAAASSVEDADIAAPFVKSFQRNVPVMGTAAGSIIRKVEGFSLEPEVVDYVRRPPALADRKDIYALYVSGLSMEPMHTHGDLRFIDPRQRPQIGDSVIVVTRTHDDDPGQAYIKILAKRTPSAVVLKQLNPEAMIEIPEKFILQMHRVMTMNDLFGV; translated from the coding sequence ATGTCAATCACCGAAAGCGGGTTTTTATGCGCTAACACGCAGGAAAAAACGCGGGTATCGTCCCGCTCCATGAGCGAAGGCGACGAAATTTTCCAACGGATTCAACGCCGAATGAAGCAGCTCAAGCTGACGGAATACACCGTCAAGCGGGAGCTGAAGACGGACATTGTCCGCTCGATCCGCGTCGGGCTGGAAAAGGGCACGCAGACCGGCGTGTCGACCCGCACCCTTCGCAAGCTCGCGCCCGTGCTGCGCACCACGCCGGAATGGCTGCTCACCGGCGAGGGCGAGGAAGACACCGGCATCTCGCGCGAGACGCCGACCGGCAACGGCACCAACGGCGCCGACACGCCAACCATGCCGTTTGACCCCGCAGCGGCCAGCAGCGTCGAGGATGCCGACATTGCCGCGCCGTTCGTCAAATCCTTTCAGCGCAACGTGCCGGTGATGGGCACGGCCGCCGGCTCGATCATCCGCAAGGTGGAGGGCTTCTCGCTGGAACCCGAAGTGGTGGACTATGTGCGCCGCCCGCCCGCTTTGGCGGATCGGAAGGACATCTACGCCCTTTATGTGAGCGGCCTGTCCATGGAGCCGATGCACACCCATGGCGACCTGCGGTTCATCGATCCGCGCCAGCGGCCCCAGATCGGCGACAGCGTGATCGTGGTTACCCGCACTCATGATGACGACCCAGGCCAGGCTTACATCAAGATCCTCGCCAAGCGCACGCCCTCGGCCGTGGTGCTCAAGCAGCTCAATCCCGAAGCGATGATCGAAATCCCCGAGAAGTTCATCCTGCAGATGCACCGGGTGATGACGATGAACGACCTATTTGGCGTGTAG